The proteins below are encoded in one region of Arthrobacter sp. CJ23:
- a CDS encoding rhodanese-like domain-containing protein codes for MDSFNLIPVMDEGLGNSTYLLDLGDGRALVMDPERDLRQVRAEASRRGLSIAYAVETHLHADFISGVAELAAVEGATVLAPEVGPRSFAHTGLADGQRVDMGRFTLQALHTPGHSPEHLSYLLLDGGDLAGIFTGGSLMVGTAGRTDLVSPDMTVPLARAQYRSLQRLMEFPDSTPVWPTHGAGSFCSAGGSRERITTIGTERATNPLLQLEGEDAFVDALLGSLGTFPDYFLRLGEINKAGPAILHGEPRLMPLSAAALGTLIADGAQVIDARRPANYAAGHVPGSLSIPFRPAFATWLGWLATPDRPVVIVRSPEGTGNVALLEPGDMIDRLQEGDTVLDIRQSGEYAAGHVPGAVNIELGYLADNLAAVPKGPVIVMCGHGERAMGGASILAGSGRTGIAVFNGGPGDWARAAGSDVETSPDLATAG; via the coding sequence ATGGACTCCTTTAATCTGATCCCCGTCATGGACGAGGGACTGGGCAACTCGACCTACTTGCTGGACCTCGGTGACGGCCGCGCCCTCGTCATGGACCCCGAGCGGGACCTGCGGCAGGTTCGTGCCGAGGCCTCCCGGCGCGGGCTGAGCATCGCCTACGCTGTGGAAACCCATCTGCACGCCGATTTCATCTCCGGCGTCGCCGAACTCGCCGCGGTTGAGGGCGCGACCGTGCTGGCCCCCGAGGTCGGGCCCCGCAGCTTCGCCCACACCGGACTCGCCGACGGGCAACGTGTAGACATGGGCCGGTTCACCCTGCAGGCCCTGCACACGCCAGGACATTCCCCGGAGCACCTCTCCTACCTGCTGCTGGACGGCGGGGACCTGGCCGGGATTTTCACCGGAGGCTCCCTGATGGTGGGCACCGCCGGCCGCACCGACCTGGTCAGCCCGGACATGACGGTACCGCTGGCCCGGGCACAGTACCGGTCCCTGCAGCGGCTGATGGAATTCCCCGACAGCACCCCCGTATGGCCCACCCACGGGGCCGGTTCCTTCTGCTCCGCCGGCGGCAGCCGTGAGCGGATCACCACCATCGGCACCGAACGCGCCACCAACCCGCTGCTCCAGCTCGAGGGCGAAGACGCCTTCGTCGATGCCCTGCTGGGCAGCCTGGGCACCTTCCCCGACTATTTCCTCCGCCTGGGCGAAATCAACAAGGCCGGCCCGGCCATCCTGCACGGGGAGCCCCGACTGATGCCCCTGTCCGCGGCCGCCCTCGGGACGCTCATCGCCGACGGCGCGCAGGTCATTGACGCCCGCCGGCCGGCAAACTACGCCGCCGGCCACGTCCCCGGCTCCCTCTCGATCCCTTTCCGCCCGGCCTTCGCAACCTGGCTCGGATGGCTCGCCACCCCGGACCGGCCCGTGGTCATCGTCCGTTCCCCCGAGGGCACGGGCAACGTGGCCCTGCTCGAGCCCGGCGACATGATCGATCGGCTGCAGGAAGGGGACACGGTACTGGACATCCGCCAGAGCGGCGAGTATGCGGCCGGACATGTCCCGGGCGCGGTCAACATCGAACTCGGCTACCTCGCTGACAACCTCGCCGCTGTCCCTAAAGGTCCGGTCATCGTGATGTGCGGCCACGGCGAACGCGCCATGGGCGGGGCGAGCATCCTCGCCGGGTCCGGCCGCACCGGCATCGCAGTCTTCAACGGCGGACCCGGCGACTGGGCGAGAGCAGCCGGCAGCGACGTCGAAACCAGCCCGGATCTGGCCACGGCCGGATGA
- a CDS encoding metalloregulator ArsR/SmtB family transcription factor: protein MGDKTRKSELFEEFARVGKALANGKRLELLDLLSQGERSVETLASTAGLGLSTASAHLQTLRQGGLVTTRRDGNRIHYDLAGPDILALYSLVRSVAQEHVADVETKRVAYLGLGSGRAGGEEITREELLARARAGTVTVLDVRPDEEYSAAHIPGAISIPLEELSGRLSELPGDREIVAYCRGAYCVLAYEAVDLLHAAGRQARRLHEGMLEWRLGGLAVEAS, encoded by the coding sequence GTGGGAGACAAGACCAGGAAATCGGAACTCTTCGAGGAGTTCGCCCGGGTCGGCAAAGCCCTGGCCAACGGCAAGCGGCTGGAGCTGCTGGACCTGCTCAGCCAGGGGGAGCGGAGCGTCGAAACCCTCGCCTCCACCGCAGGGCTGGGGCTGAGCACTGCTTCGGCGCACCTGCAGACTCTTCGGCAGGGCGGACTGGTCACCACCCGGCGGGACGGCAACCGGATCCATTACGACCTTGCCGGCCCCGACATTCTGGCGCTTTACAGCCTGGTCCGATCCGTCGCGCAGGAGCACGTCGCCGACGTCGAAACCAAACGCGTCGCTTACCTGGGGCTGGGGTCCGGCCGGGCAGGCGGGGAAGAAATTACCCGCGAGGAACTCCTGGCCCGCGCCCGGGCAGGAACCGTGACGGTCCTCGATGTGCGCCCGGACGAGGAATACAGCGCCGCCCACATCCCCGGAGCCATCTCCATCCCGCTGGAGGAACTCAGCGGCCGGCTCTCCGAACTGCCCGGGGACCGGGAAATCGTGGCCTACTGCCGCGGCGCGTACTGCGTCCTGGCCTACGAAGCCGTGGACCTGCTGCACGCCGCCGGACGTCAGGCCCGGCGGCTCCACGAGGGAATGCTGGAATGGCGCCTCGGTGGCCTGGCCGTCGAAGCTTCCTAG
- a CDS encoding methyltransferase domain-containing protein, with the protein MSTSTSAVSFRQYGGNAAENYDRYFVPTIGTPFATALLDTAGLQVGERVLDIACGTGVVTRLAAQQVGPTGAVAGLDVNQAMLAVARSAPSSGTAIEWHEANAESLPLADGSFDVVLSSLGLQFVADKASALREMRRVLAPEGRLAIATVGPTPPLFAILEEALGRHVKPEVAAFIRAVFSLYEPQELEKLTSGAGFRNAEVRSKTLSLTLPEPREFLWQYVHSTPLAAAVAQIDDEARAALEHDVVAGWRTFTKDGTITDDICIVLTTARK; encoded by the coding sequence ATGAGCACATCGACCTCAGCGGTCTCGTTCAGACAATACGGCGGCAACGCGGCTGAGAACTACGACCGGTACTTCGTGCCGACCATCGGAACGCCATTCGCGACCGCACTGCTTGACACGGCCGGGCTGCAAGTTGGTGAGCGCGTCCTCGACATTGCGTGCGGCACAGGCGTCGTGACCCGTCTGGCAGCCCAGCAAGTAGGCCCAACGGGCGCCGTCGCCGGGCTTGACGTCAATCAGGCAATGCTGGCGGTTGCGCGGTCGGCCCCCTCGTCGGGCACCGCGATCGAGTGGCACGAAGCCAATGCCGAATCGCTGCCGCTTGCCGACGGCTCCTTCGATGTCGTGCTCAGTTCGCTCGGCCTGCAGTTCGTGGCCGACAAGGCGTCGGCGCTGCGCGAGATGCGGCGCGTTCTAGCTCCAGAAGGGCGCCTGGCCATTGCAACGGTCGGACCGACACCGCCGCTCTTCGCGATTCTCGAGGAGGCGCTCGGGCGCCACGTCAAGCCCGAGGTAGCCGCTTTCATACGAGCGGTGTTCTCGCTGTACGAACCACAGGAGCTCGAGAAGCTGACGAGCGGCGCCGGATTCCGCAACGCCGAGGTTCGGTCGAAGACTCTGTCGCTGACTCTGCCCGAGCCGAGGGAGTTTCTCTGGCAATACGTCCACAGCACCCCGTTGGCGGCGGCCGTCGCACAGATCGACGACGAGGCTCGCGCCGCGTTGGAGCACGATGTCGTGGCCGGATGGCGAACGTTCACGAAAGACGGGACCATCACGGACGACATCTGCATCGTCCTGACGACCGCACGGAAGTAG
- a CDS encoding DUF4242 domain-containing protein — MRDVRRHTASVHEHAGGVRAGENLIKNEGAPPGVHGLQFYPARDRTGATCLWEDPSVEAIQRHVDTTLGDFSVNTCYEVDAAQAFMQQPSGIREFAAITP, encoded by the coding sequence GTGCGAGATGTACGTAGACACACAGCATCGGTTCACGAACACGCCGGCGGCGTTCGCGCAGGCGAGAATCTGATCAAGAACGAAGGAGCGCCCCCCGGCGTGCACGGCCTGCAGTTCTACCCGGCTCGGGACCGCACCGGCGCGACGTGCCTCTGGGAGGATCCGTCGGTGGAGGCGATCCAACGGCACGTGGACACGACGCTCGGAGACTTCAGCGTCAACACGTGCTACGAGGTTGACGCGGCGCAGGCATTCATGCAGCAACCGTCGGGAATCCGCGAGTTCGCTGCGATCACCCCATAG
- a CDS encoding AraC family transcriptional regulator produces the protein MPGRSGSSFFHVVASGRCWVSRADGERYWASAGEVIMLPYGDAFLMGGVEPVEPVSILSVVSPPPWTEMPVVRHGGGGPRTDVVCGCLYSEDPLFDPALKAFPTAFVVRPAPGPAQAWFDASIHYAIEESSGRGGGLQSTKLPELLLVEVLRAHLANAPASERGWLAGLRDPLLAPAMKAIHTAPERKWTVADLAVEASVSRSSLDDRFRSVLGLSPIRYVSEWRMRIAHDLLATTEVTVAAIARRVGYGSEEAFSRAFKRVHGQSPSLWRAGRPGGPQSEGGHPIVDA, from the coding sequence ATCCCGGGGCGGAGCGGCTCATCCTTTTTCCACGTCGTCGCGTCCGGACGCTGCTGGGTTTCGCGCGCCGACGGTGAGCGGTATTGGGCAAGTGCCGGCGAGGTGATCATGCTCCCGTATGGCGACGCGTTCCTGATGGGTGGGGTGGAGCCTGTCGAGCCCGTCTCCATCCTCAGCGTCGTCTCCCCGCCTCCGTGGACCGAGATGCCGGTCGTCCGTCACGGCGGGGGCGGTCCGAGAACGGACGTCGTCTGCGGTTGCCTATATTCTGAGGATCCGCTGTTCGATCCTGCCCTGAAAGCGTTCCCCACTGCGTTCGTGGTCCGGCCGGCGCCCGGACCAGCACAGGCATGGTTCGACGCCAGCATCCACTATGCCATCGAGGAGTCGTCAGGACGGGGCGGGGGGCTTCAGTCGACCAAGCTGCCCGAGTTGCTGCTCGTCGAGGTTTTGCGGGCGCACCTCGCGAACGCTCCCGCGTCCGAGCGGGGCTGGCTCGCGGGGCTGCGTGATCCGCTGCTCGCGCCTGCGATGAAGGCCATCCATACGGCCCCCGAGCGCAAGTGGACGGTCGCCGATCTCGCCGTGGAAGCCTCGGTCTCTCGCTCGTCTCTGGATGATCGCTTTCGCAGCGTTCTGGGACTATCGCCGATCCGGTACGTCAGCGAATGGCGTATGCGCATCGCACACGATCTGCTCGCCACCACGGAAGTCACAGTCGCAGCGATCGCCAGGCGCGTCGGATACGGCTCCGAGGAGGCGTTCAGCCGGGCGTTCAAACGAGTACACGGGCAATCGCCGAGCCTGTGGCGCGCAGGCCGCCCGGGCGGACCGCAGTCGGAAGGAGGTCACCCGATCGTTGACGCGTAG
- a CDS encoding FAD-dependent oxidoreductase yields MPISDLAAKSDCANPQRTCGSYGSHGTCTVWNSCVDGAIRSGRRAADGILEKLP; encoded by the coding sequence GTGCCGATCTCTGACCTGGCGGCGAAAAGCGACTGCGCCAACCCTCAGCGCACCTGCGGTTCCTACGGCAGCCACGGGACCTGCACGGTCTGGAACAGCTGCGTGGACGGTGCCATCCGCTCGGGCCGTCGAGCTGCCGACGGGATCCTCGAGAAGCTCCCGTGA
- a CDS encoding spore germination protein GerW family protein, whose translation MNHPEETTAARQVPDLTAAHAPTILLERLADKLGARASVAAVYGEPITGAGVTVIPVARVGFGFGGGSGREIRSDKTGEGGGGGGGVGSWPLGFIEIRDGTATYKPIRRHWTDVIVPLAALAVALAPKIIRTRRKRRT comes from the coding sequence ATGAACCATCCCGAGGAGACTACCGCGGCCCGTCAGGTCCCGGACCTCACCGCAGCACACGCCCCCACCATCCTTCTGGAGCGTCTGGCCGATAAGCTCGGCGCGAGGGCCTCAGTGGCCGCCGTCTACGGCGAGCCGATCACCGGCGCAGGCGTCACCGTCATCCCTGTCGCCCGCGTCGGCTTCGGGTTCGGCGGCGGCTCTGGCCGTGAGATCCGCTCCGACAAGACCGGCGAGGGCGGTGGGGGTGGAGGCGGCGTCGGGTCCTGGCCACTCGGCTTCATCGAGATCCGGGACGGGACTGCGACATACAAGCCGATCCGGCGCCACTGGACGGATGTCATCGTTCCATTGGCTGCACTAGCCGTAGCCCTCGCCCCGAAGATCATCCGCACACGGCGGAAACGACGCACCTAG
- a CDS encoding amidohydrolase family protein has product MRTLLKGGRVIDPGTGDDDIGDLLIENGRIVAAGAQLSPAETEGAAVIDVSGCIVGPGFVDLHSHVHSIAGQRLQAMDGVTTALDLEAGLAPVTAAMANAAREGRPLNYGFSASWAQARAFAHLGEAPVADVHNALGLLAKPEWQRSSSPRELNTWLAQLETEIADGALGIGILLGYAPRTAPAEFLAVARLAAAANAPTFTHVRELIEADPTTPIDGSAEIMIAAAETGAAMHHCHVNSTSRRHIDRVLGMLERSQAEGNRVTLETYPYGAGSTGVGAFFLAPERLGAWGIKPSDIMIVSTGERVADAARLSEIRRTDPAAECIVAFLSEEDPSDQALLQSALAFPDAIVASDAMPVGWVGEVRESLQWPLPAGGATHPRTAGTFARSIRMMVRETGAWSWLEAFRRCSYLPARVLDDAASGARTKGHIGIGADADIVVIEPERFSDTASYLDSTRPSVGVRHLFVGGTAVVRGGLMLTDAFPGRALKGDPR; this is encoded by the coding sequence ATGCGCACACTTCTGAAGGGCGGACGGGTCATCGACCCCGGCACCGGAGACGACGACATCGGCGACCTCCTCATCGAGAACGGCCGTATAGTCGCGGCAGGGGCCCAGCTGTCCCCCGCCGAGACCGAGGGGGCCGCGGTCATCGACGTCAGCGGATGCATAGTCGGCCCGGGCTTCGTTGACCTCCACAGCCACGTTCATTCGATCGCCGGGCAGCGCCTGCAGGCGATGGACGGAGTGACAACGGCACTTGACCTCGAAGCTGGGCTGGCCCCCGTCACTGCGGCGATGGCCAATGCTGCCCGCGAGGGCCGCCCCCTCAACTACGGCTTTTCGGCCTCCTGGGCGCAGGCGCGCGCCTTTGCTCACCTAGGCGAGGCACCGGTCGCCGATGTGCACAACGCGCTCGGCTTACTCGCCAAGCCAGAGTGGCAGCGCAGTTCGAGCCCGCGTGAGTTGAACACCTGGCTCGCGCAGCTCGAGACAGAGATCGCAGACGGCGCTCTCGGAATCGGCATCCTGCTCGGCTATGCGCCGCGCACCGCTCCGGCGGAGTTCCTTGCGGTCGCGCGTCTCGCGGCCGCAGCGAACGCTCCCACGTTCACCCACGTGCGTGAACTGATTGAGGCCGACCCGACGACACCGATCGACGGCTCTGCAGAGATCATGATTGCCGCCGCCGAGACCGGCGCGGCCATGCATCACTGCCACGTCAACAGCACCTCCCGCCGCCACATTGACCGTGTGCTCGGCATGCTCGAACGCTCTCAGGCCGAGGGAAACCGCGTCACCCTGGAGACCTACCCCTACGGCGCGGGTAGCACCGGGGTCGGCGCATTCTTCCTCGCTCCGGAACGTCTCGGCGCCTGGGGCATCAAGCCGAGCGATATCATGATCGTCAGCACCGGTGAACGGGTTGCGGATGCCGCGCGCCTGAGCGAGATTCGCCGGACAGACCCGGCCGCCGAATGCATAGTTGCGTTCCTCAGCGAAGAGGATCCGAGCGACCAGGCCCTGCTTCAGAGCGCCCTCGCCTTTCCCGATGCCATCGTCGCGAGCGATGCCATGCCCGTCGGGTGGGTCGGCGAGGTTCGCGAATCCCTTCAATGGCCGCTGCCGGCCGGCGGCGCCACCCACCCTCGCACGGCAGGAACGTTTGCCCGTTCGATTCGCATGATGGTGCGCGAGACCGGCGCCTGGAGCTGGCTCGAGGCGTTCCGGCGCTGTTCCTACTTGCCGGCGCGCGTTCTCGATGATGCAGCATCCGGCGCACGGACCAAGGGCCACATCGGTATCGGTGCAGACGCCGACATCGTCGTGATCGAGCCGGAGCGGTTCTCCGACACCGCAAGTTACCTCGATTCCACACGTCCGTCCGTCGGCGTGCGCCATCTCTTCGTCGGCGGTACAGCCGTCGTACGGGGCGGTCTCATGCTGACGGACGCGTTCCCCGGCCGCGCACTCAAGGGAGACCCCCGATGA